Proteins from one Impatiens glandulifera chromosome 2, dImpGla2.1, whole genome shotgun sequence genomic window:
- the LOC124926347 gene encoding uncharacterized protein LOC124926347 isoform X1, whose protein sequence is MGSAGDSHNHPPADDQIHISRFIQSTISNVSSLIFNHNPRLLLPSKTFPSSLQSNSIFDFSTHPDSLPPNPSPSSSSSSSLRGMPSDSTTSPFPSTMRISSLNPAGNGGPAFVGQVFSMCDLSGTGLMAVSTHFDIPFISNRTPEWLKKMFATVTKSERKGPVFRFFMDLGDAVTYVKKLNIPSGVVGACRLDSAFEHFQEKPHLFQFVPNERQVKEANKLLKAMPRNNRGKKKINGVPVFSAQNLDIAIATTDGIKWYTPFFFDKNMLDNILEESADQHFQSLVQTRNMQRRRDVFDDSFPSETNDQEEAGDSVWEPHEVQEVLDEVGHPEIPLSVISKAAEIHLLHAVDKLLLGNRWLRKVTGIQPKFPYLVDSFEERSTASLLRASRLSRINASSEESEDSNKQIELELEDYNSEAYQDGGKQGFQFPFGDWNTNPLSKLWQNPGGNQSNRSGLSREEQSNPLLPKITMVGIATRETGLNKAGLKKTMEDLTKELERVDEGNVAGYDGYRDPLFVANVGDYHTGVAKTGSARWARKGANQMA, encoded by the exons ATGGGTTCTGCCGGCGATTCCCACAACCATCCGCCAGCCGACGACCAGATTCATATATCTCGATTCATCCAATCCACCATCTCCAACGTCTCCTCCCTTATATTCAATCACAATCCAAGACTACTACTCCCTTCAAAGACTTTTCCATCATCATTACAATCGAATTCAATCTTCGACTTTTCCACTCACCCGGATTCGTTGCCTCCAAACCCATCAccgtcttcgtcttcgtcttcatcaCTTAGAGGGATGCCATCGGACTCTACTACCTCACCCTTCCCATCAACGATGAGAATTTCAAGTCTCAATCCAGCTGGAAATGGTGGTCCAGCATTTGTAGGGCAAGTGTTCAGCATGTGTGACCTTTCCGGAACTGGCCTCATGGCTGTATCTACACATTTCGACATACCCTTTATCTCCAACAG AACACCAGAGTGGTTGAAAAAGATGTTTGCAACAGTTACTAAGAGTGAGAGGAAAGGCCCTGTATTTCGTTTTTTCATGGATCTTGGTGATGCAG TTACATATGTCAAAAAGTTGAATATTCCCAGTGGTGTAGTTGGTGCTTGTCGTCTAGATTCAGCATTTGAGCATTTTCAG GAAAAACCTCACCTGTTCCAGTTTGTACCAAATGAGAGGCAG GTCAAAGAAGCTAACAAACTTCTTAAAGCAATGCCCCGAAATAATAgaggaaagaaaaaaatcaatggTGTTCCGGTTTTTAGCGCTCAAAATCTTGACATTGCAATTGCTACAACTGATGGGATCAAGTG GTATACTCCGTTCTTCTTTGACAAGAACATGCTGGATAACATTCTAGAAGAATCTGCAGACCAGCACTTCCAATCTTTAGTTCAAACACGAAATATGCAACGACGCAGGGATGTTTTTGATGATAGCTTTCCTTCAGAAACAAATGATCAAGAGGAGGCAGGAGATAGTGTTTGGGAGCCACACGAG GTTCAAGAAGTGCTGGATGAAGTAGGCCATCCAGAGATACCTTTAAGTGTCATATCGAAAGCTGCTGAAATTCATCTTCTCCATGCTGTTGATAAGTTACTTCTTGGGAACAGGTGGTTGAGGAAGGTCACTGGTATTCAACCGAAATTTCCTTATTTGGTTGATTCATTCGAAGAAAG AAGTACTGCTTCATTGCTGAGAGCATCACGTTTGTCGCGCATAAATGCTAGCTCGGAGGAATCTGAAGACAGCAACAAACAAATTGAGCTGGAGTTAGAGGACTATAATAGCGAAGCCTATCAAGATGGCGGCAAACAGGGTTTCCAGTTCCCGTTTGGTGATTGGAATACAAATCCTTTATCAAAACTTTGGCAGAATCCTGGAGGGAACCAATCGAACAGAAG TGGCCTGTCTAGGGAAGAACAATCTAACCCGCTCCTTCCAAAGATAACAATGGTTGGTATAGCCACAAGAGAGACTGGTCTGAACAAAGCTGGCTTGAAGAAAACAATGGAGGATTTGACGAAAGAATTGGAACGGGTTGATGAGGGGAATGTGGCTGGCTACGACGGGTATAGGGACCCACTTTTCGTAGCGAATGTGGGGGACTATCACACAGGCGTTGCCAAGACTGGTTCGGCTAGATGGGCTCGTAAAGGAGCAAACCAAATGGCctaa
- the LOC124926347 gene encoding uncharacterized protein LOC124926347 isoform X2, with protein sequence MGSAGDSHNHPPADDQIHISRFIQSTISNVSSLIFNHNPRLLLPSKTFPSSLQSNSIFDFSTHPDSLPPNPSPSSSSSSSLRGMPSDSTTSPFPSTMRISSLNPAGNGGPAFVGQVFSMCDLSGTGLMAVSTHFDIPFISNRTPEWLKKMFATVTKSERKGPVFRFFMDLGDAVTYVKKLNIPSGVVGACRLDSAFEHFQEKPHLFQFVPNERQVKEANKLLKAMPRNNRGKKKINGVPVFSAQNLDIAIATTDGIKWYTPFFFDKNMLDNILEESADQHFQSLVQTRNMQRRRDVFDDSFPSETNDQEEAGDSVWEPHEVQEVLDEVGHPEIPLSVISKAAEIHLLHAVDKLLLGNRWLRKVTGIQPKFPYLVDSFEERSTASLLRASRLSRINASSEESEDSNKQIELELEDYNSEAYQDGGKQGFQFPFGDWNTNPLSKLWQNPGGNQSNRREEQSNPLLPKITMVGIATRETGLNKAGLKKTMEDLTKELERVDEGNVAGYDGYRDPLFVANVGDYHTGVAKTGSARWARKGANQMA encoded by the exons ATGGGTTCTGCCGGCGATTCCCACAACCATCCGCCAGCCGACGACCAGATTCATATATCTCGATTCATCCAATCCACCATCTCCAACGTCTCCTCCCTTATATTCAATCACAATCCAAGACTACTACTCCCTTCAAAGACTTTTCCATCATCATTACAATCGAATTCAATCTTCGACTTTTCCACTCACCCGGATTCGTTGCCTCCAAACCCATCAccgtcttcgtcttcgtcttcatcaCTTAGAGGGATGCCATCGGACTCTACTACCTCACCCTTCCCATCAACGATGAGAATTTCAAGTCTCAATCCAGCTGGAAATGGTGGTCCAGCATTTGTAGGGCAAGTGTTCAGCATGTGTGACCTTTCCGGAACTGGCCTCATGGCTGTATCTACACATTTCGACATACCCTTTATCTCCAACAG AACACCAGAGTGGTTGAAAAAGATGTTTGCAACAGTTACTAAGAGTGAGAGGAAAGGCCCTGTATTTCGTTTTTTCATGGATCTTGGTGATGCAG TTACATATGTCAAAAAGTTGAATATTCCCAGTGGTGTAGTTGGTGCTTGTCGTCTAGATTCAGCATTTGAGCATTTTCAG GAAAAACCTCACCTGTTCCAGTTTGTACCAAATGAGAGGCAG GTCAAAGAAGCTAACAAACTTCTTAAAGCAATGCCCCGAAATAATAgaggaaagaaaaaaatcaatggTGTTCCGGTTTTTAGCGCTCAAAATCTTGACATTGCAATTGCTACAACTGATGGGATCAAGTG GTATACTCCGTTCTTCTTTGACAAGAACATGCTGGATAACATTCTAGAAGAATCTGCAGACCAGCACTTCCAATCTTTAGTTCAAACACGAAATATGCAACGACGCAGGGATGTTTTTGATGATAGCTTTCCTTCAGAAACAAATGATCAAGAGGAGGCAGGAGATAGTGTTTGGGAGCCACACGAG GTTCAAGAAGTGCTGGATGAAGTAGGCCATCCAGAGATACCTTTAAGTGTCATATCGAAAGCTGCTGAAATTCATCTTCTCCATGCTGTTGATAAGTTACTTCTTGGGAACAGGTGGTTGAGGAAGGTCACTGGTATTCAACCGAAATTTCCTTATTTGGTTGATTCATTCGAAGAAAG AAGTACTGCTTCATTGCTGAGAGCATCACGTTTGTCGCGCATAAATGCTAGCTCGGAGGAATCTGAAGACAGCAACAAACAAATTGAGCTGGAGTTAGAGGACTATAATAGCGAAGCCTATCAAGATGGCGGCAAACAGGGTTTCCAGTTCCCGTTTGGTGATTGGAATACAAATCCTTTATCAAAACTTTGGCAGAATCCTGGAGGGAACCAATCGAACAGAAG GGAAGAACAATCTAACCCGCTCCTTCCAAAGATAACAATGGTTGGTATAGCCACAAGAGAGACTGGTCTGAACAAAGCTGGCTTGAAGAAAACAATGGAGGATTTGACGAAAGAATTGGAACGGGTTGATGAGGGGAATGTGGCTGGCTACGACGGGTATAGGGACCCACTTTTCGTAGCGAATGTGGGGGACTATCACACAGGCGTTGCCAAGACTGGTTCGGCTAGATGGGCTCGTAAAGGAGCAAACCAAATGGCctaa